A single Dunckerocampus dactyliophorus isolate RoL2022-P2 chromosome 2, RoL_Ddac_1.1, whole genome shotgun sequence DNA region contains:
- the LOC129177864 gene encoding oocyte zinc finger protein XlCOF8.4-like: MSSGVALHTQIGSIITALCNAAAAQIAKVVEDGMVVLRLEVSQREHEIRRLRSSVEVLHGELRAARHTADLRAQTRGLDESLSANEAERTGPEKVPSDFPNLEVPVKREPLEEESIAIGCSRPGQPVEELNPYEQNGAQWRRRQNQSISSHVAASESLVDTRLSGASCSSPFGRGPHRNLYNTMRRRMVNRLMFKRGFACPFCGKCFEHSGNLERHKRIHTGEKPYRCEICGRRFNQKCSLKEHMKIHQRCLQSAPADIHTAAETQNPAQNHSADNQRPAEGNITATAELVSATTSESSQTSAHVKSEPVEESVTLPKKEEAESVSFSLDSDGQHRSPRSHGPTNGTEQAERPAQDVISFPGTAQLVPPHLEASCSAFSFTGKPFGELNNHMVSQPPYATPKARLVTGDAGGEPLNQPHNGTSSFYQVSRPKKCFICSYCGKMFVRAGHLERHLRIHTGEKPYGCHICGRCFNQKSSLKCHMKTHRNDKSTEQQGANPVMMPDSRLQEKVPEAKTGPVALGDQLTGYSETGRSDAFNLNHRNYPLGPVAGTASEWRSIKELPFLDGKVKMDMLPMDPLSQIGIQAQRSDLILSPDCDFDHETSSERNATLLEFSLPSFDDQEENGSGAASAQNCYICSACGQSFDTFTLFERHQCKPT; this comes from the exons ATGTCGAGCGGCGTCGCTCTCCACACCCAAATAGGGTCCATCATCACCGCCTTGTGCAACGCCGCCGCGGCTCAGATCGCCAAAGTGGTGGAGGACGGCATGGTAGTGCTTCGCCTGGAGGTGTCCCAGCGAGAACACGAGATCAGGAGGCTTAGGAGCAGCGTGGAGGTGCTGCACGGCGAGCTGAGAGCCGCCCGACACACGGCCGACCTCCGAGCGCAGACCCGCGGCTTGGACG AGAGTCTGAGCGCCAATGAGGCTGAGAGGACGGGGCCTGAAAAGGTCCCAAGTGACTTTCCGAATCTTGAGGTGCCGGTGAAGCGCGAACCCCTTGAAGAGGAGAGTATAGCAATCGGATGCAGTCGACCCGGACAGCCAGTAGAAGAGCTGAACCCGTACGAGCAAAATGGCGCTCAGTGGAGACGGCGGCAAAACCAGTCCATCAGTTCCCATGTGGCAGCTTCTGAGTCTCTTGTGGATACCCGGCTGAGCGGTGCATCGTGCAGCAGCCCATTTGGCCGTGGGCCGCACCGCAACCTGTACAACACCATGCGCAGGAGGATGGTCAATCGCTTGATGTTCAAGAGAGGCTTTGCGTGTCCGTTCTGCGGCAAATGTTTTGAGCACTCTGGAAACCTGGAGAGGCACAAAAGGattcacacaggagagaaaccgtATCGCTGCGAGATTTGCGGGAGACGCTTCAATCAGAAGTGCAGCCTCAAGGAGCACATGAAGATTCATCAGAGAT GTTTGCAGTCCGCACCAGCTGACATCCACACGGCCGCAGAGACACAAAACCCAGCGCAGAATCACAGCGCCGACAACCAGCGGCCAGCAGAGGGAAACATCACAGCCACGGCCGAGCTTGTTTCAGCGACTACGTCAGAATCTTCCCAGACATCAGCTCACGTCAAGTCTGAGCCGGTGGAGGAGAGTGTAACACTGCCAAAAAAGGAAGAAGCCGAGAGTGTCAGCTTCTCGTTGGACAGCGACGGCCAGCATAGGTCGCCCAGATCACATGGACCAACCAACGGTACTGAACAAGCTGAGAGACCAGCACAGGATGTCATTTCCTTTCCAGGCACTGCTCAGTTGGTCCCGCCACACTTGGAGGCCTCCTGCAGCGCCTTCTCCTTCACGGGGAAACCTTTCGGAGAACTCAACAACCACATGGTGTCGCAGCCACCTTACGCGACGCCGAAAGCCCGCCTTGTGACCGGTGACGCTGGTGGTGAGCCGTTGAACCAGCCACACAACGGCACAAGCTCGTTTTACCAGGTGTCCAGACCAAAGAAGTGCTTCATCTGCTCGTACTGCGGGAAGATGTTTGTGCGCGCCGGACACCTGGAGCGCCATTTACGCATCCACACGGGCGAGAAGCCGTACGGCTGCCACATCTGTGGGCGCTGCTTCAACCAGAAGTCCAGCCTCAAGTGTCACATGAAGACCCACAGAAACG acAAGAGCACAGAACAGCAGGGTGCAAATCCCGTAATGATGCCCGACAGTCGACTGCAGGAGAAGGTGCCAGAAGCCAAGACAGGACCAGTGGCTTTGGGTGACCAGCTAACAGGATACAGTGAGACAGGGAGGAGTGATGCTTTTAATTTAAACCACCGCAACTACCCGCTGGGTCCCGTTGCCGGAACTGCAAGCGAGTGGCGGTCCATTAAAGAGCTGCCTTTCCTGGACGGTAAAGTGAAAATGGATATGCTGCCTATGGATCCCCTCTCACAGATAGGGATACAAGCTCAACGCTCTGATTTGATCCTCAGTCCCGATTGCGACTTTGACCACGAGACGAGCTCGGAGAGAAATGCAACTTTATTGGAGTTCAGTCTGCCGTCCTTTGATGACCAGGAGGAGAATGGCAGCGGTGCCGCCAGTGCTCAGAACTGCTACATTTGCTCTGCATGTGGGCAAAGTTTTgacactttcactttgtttgaaaGGCACCAGTGCAAGCCCACTTGA
- the LOC129176763 gene encoding zinc finger protein 8-like isoform X1: MACISFQSQLSSILEVLVKAAVSEISKLVDDNSAFLHLEISQKQSENEALKRKVIMMENKNAQLQRAFANMMHRGSNVGNDPHSTGQIKCPVMEDATISFTIKEESPDEVLWISDRSGTAGAAQQYQNAAESQRFEEASGKTTSDFGDSFISSEQVGEVGGLQLLVKTEKADGECHLGAGKQDQLPDLALDERESQLWSSIIEGSDIDSSFPDFSSVVDEYSNSFPEQSNVRVVSGKSAAVQQHSSQRSCNGVYNSDYHKDPQLSGCQARPSSAVSQTDTHKDPVYLPRNNSHGLLRRGQDGEHTAVDALTATPSHNTFTAPAGHHLDPTHRPFTGGGRSFVCSQCGKAFARLHQFKLHQQSHKRKRAFWCTVCGKGFQCSSHLSIHHRTHTGEKPYCCLQCGKRFTQQSSLRVHQRTHSGERPYNCAECGKTFILMHHLKRHCVIHTYS; this comes from the exons ATGGCGTGCATTTCTTTCCAAAGCCAGCTTTCGTCCATCTTGGAGGTTCTGGTCAAAGCAGCAGTGTCAGAAATAAGCAAACTCGTCGATGACAATAGTGCCTTCTTGCACCTGGAAATCTCCCAAAAGCAGAGCGAAAATGAGGCACTGAAGAGGAAAGTGATCATGATGGAGAATAAAAATGCTCAGCTGCAGCGAGCCTTCG CAAACATGATGCACAGAGGAAGCAACGTTGGAAATGATCCACATTCCACAGGACAGATCAAG TGTCCAGTAATGGAAGATGCCACCATCTCCTTCACAATCAAGGAAGAGAGTCCGGATGAGGTGCTGTGGATCAGCGACCGCTCTGGCACGG CAGGTGCAGCACAGCAGTACCAGAATGCTGCAGAGAGTCAGAGGTTTGAGGAGGCCTCCGGGAAGACGACCTCGGACTTTGGAGACTCCTTCATCTCAAGTGAGCAGGTAGGCGAGGTGGGCGGGCTTCAGTTGCTGGTCAAGACGGAGAAGGCGGACGGCGAATGTCATCTGGGTGCGGGCAAGCAGGACCAACTTCCTGACTTGGCTTTGGACGAGAGGGAAAGTCAGCTGTGGTCGTCCATCATCGAAGGTAGCGACATTGACTCCAGTTTCCCAGACTTTTCCAGCGTGGTGGACGAATATTCCAACTCTTTCCCTGAGCAGTCGAACGTTCGCGTTGTTTCTGGCAAGTCAGCCGCTGTCCAGCAGCATTCCTCACAGAGGTCTTGTAACGGCGTTTATAACAGCGACTACCACAAGGACCCGCAGTTGTCCGGTTGTCAGGCCAGACCTTCATCTGCGGTCTCGCAGACAGACACGCACAAGGATCCGGTTTACCTGCCGAGGAACAACTCACATGGGCTTCTGAGGCGCGGCCAAGACGGGGAACACACCGCCGTAGATGCACTGACAGCAACACCGTCGCACAACACCTTCACAGCACCAGCCGGCCACCATCTTGACCCCACCCACCGGCCGTTCACAGGTGGGGGGCGGAGCTTTGTGTGCTCGCAGTGTGGCAAGGCGTTCGCCCGCCTCCACCAGTTCAAGCTGCACCAGCAGAGCCACAAGAGGAAACGGGCCTTCTGGTGCACGGTGTGCGGCAAGGGCTTCCAGTGCTCGTCGCACCTCAGCATCCACCACCGGACGCACACAGGCGAGAAGCCGTACTGCTGCCTGCAGTGCGGCAAGAGGTTCACGCAGCAGAGCAGCCTGAGGGTCCACCAGCGCACGCACAGTGGCGAGCGGCCGTACAACTGCGCCGAGTGTGGCAAGACTTTCATCCTCAtgcaccacctgaagcgccACTGCGTCATTCACACGTACAGCTGA
- the LOC129176763 gene encoding zinc finger protein 8-like isoform X2: protein MACISFQSQLSSILEVLVKAAVSEISKLVDDNSAFLHLEISQKQSENEALKRKVIMMENKNAQLQRAFANMMHRGSNVGNDPHSTGQIKCPVMEDATISFTIKEESPDEVLWISDRSGTGAAQQYQNAAESQRFEEASGKTTSDFGDSFISSEQVGEVGGLQLLVKTEKADGECHLGAGKQDQLPDLALDERESQLWSSIIEGSDIDSSFPDFSSVVDEYSNSFPEQSNVRVVSGKSAAVQQHSSQRSCNGVYNSDYHKDPQLSGCQARPSSAVSQTDTHKDPVYLPRNNSHGLLRRGQDGEHTAVDALTATPSHNTFTAPAGHHLDPTHRPFTGGGRSFVCSQCGKAFARLHQFKLHQQSHKRKRAFWCTVCGKGFQCSSHLSIHHRTHTGEKPYCCLQCGKRFTQQSSLRVHQRTHSGERPYNCAECGKTFILMHHLKRHCVIHTYS from the exons ATGGCGTGCATTTCTTTCCAAAGCCAGCTTTCGTCCATCTTGGAGGTTCTGGTCAAAGCAGCAGTGTCAGAAATAAGCAAACTCGTCGATGACAATAGTGCCTTCTTGCACCTGGAAATCTCCCAAAAGCAGAGCGAAAATGAGGCACTGAAGAGGAAAGTGATCATGATGGAGAATAAAAATGCTCAGCTGCAGCGAGCCTTCG CAAACATGATGCACAGAGGAAGCAACGTTGGAAATGATCCACATTCCACAGGACAGATCAAG TGTCCAGTAATGGAAGATGCCACCATCTCCTTCACAATCAAGGAAGAGAGTCCGGATGAGGTGCTGTGGATCAGCGACCGCTCTGGCACGG GTGCAGCACAGCAGTACCAGAATGCTGCAGAGAGTCAGAGGTTTGAGGAGGCCTCCGGGAAGACGACCTCGGACTTTGGAGACTCCTTCATCTCAAGTGAGCAGGTAGGCGAGGTGGGCGGGCTTCAGTTGCTGGTCAAGACGGAGAAGGCGGACGGCGAATGTCATCTGGGTGCGGGCAAGCAGGACCAACTTCCTGACTTGGCTTTGGACGAGAGGGAAAGTCAGCTGTGGTCGTCCATCATCGAAGGTAGCGACATTGACTCCAGTTTCCCAGACTTTTCCAGCGTGGTGGACGAATATTCCAACTCTTTCCCTGAGCAGTCGAACGTTCGCGTTGTTTCTGGCAAGTCAGCCGCTGTCCAGCAGCATTCCTCACAGAGGTCTTGTAACGGCGTTTATAACAGCGACTACCACAAGGACCCGCAGTTGTCCGGTTGTCAGGCCAGACCTTCATCTGCGGTCTCGCAGACAGACACGCACAAGGATCCGGTTTACCTGCCGAGGAACAACTCACATGGGCTTCTGAGGCGCGGCCAAGACGGGGAACACACCGCCGTAGATGCACTGACAGCAACACCGTCGCACAACACCTTCACAGCACCAGCCGGCCACCATCTTGACCCCACCCACCGGCCGTTCACAGGTGGGGGGCGGAGCTTTGTGTGCTCGCAGTGTGGCAAGGCGTTCGCCCGCCTCCACCAGTTCAAGCTGCACCAGCAGAGCCACAAGAGGAAACGGGCCTTCTGGTGCACGGTGTGCGGCAAGGGCTTCCAGTGCTCGTCGCACCTCAGCATCCACCACCGGACGCACACAGGCGAGAAGCCGTACTGCTGCCTGCAGTGCGGCAAGAGGTTCACGCAGCAGAGCAGCCTGAGGGTCCACCAGCGCACGCACAGTGGCGAGCGGCCGTACAACTGCGCCGAGTGTGGCAAGACTTTCATCCTCAtgcaccacctgaagcgccACTGCGTCATTCACACGTACAGCTGA
- the LOC129173562 gene encoding purine nucleoside phosphorylase-like isoform X1, giving the protein MKACFKASGEGQDECQIAADWLMSKTHMRPTVGIVCGSGLGGLAEMLKDRQVFKYSDIPNFPQSTVHGHAGQLVFGTLTGKACVCMKGRFHLYEGYPVQKVTLPMRVFKLMGVETVILTNAAGGLNQNYKVGDVMIIKDHINMPGFAGVNPLVGPNNDRFGVRFPCMSDAYDRELCKLAHAVAAELDFSDFVQEGVYCVLGGPSFETIAECRMLHKLGADAVGMSTVHEVITARHAGMRCFAMSLITNRAVMDYDSQEKANHEEVLETGRLRAVQLERLVSTLVGRMEGNHNNNAL; this is encoded by the exons ATGAAGGCTTGCTTCAAAGCATCAGG cGAGGGCCAAGATGAGTGTCAGATAGCTGCCGACTGGCTGATGTCTAAAACGCACATGCGGCCAACTGTTGGCATCGTGTGCGGTTCCGGTTTGGGGGGTCTGGCGGAGATGCTCAAGGACCGTCAGGTCTTCAAGTACTCAGACATTCCCAACTTCCCTCAAAGCACGG tGCATGGTCACGCTGGTCAGCTGGTTTTTGGAACACTAACGGGGAAGGCGTGTGTTTGCATGAAGGGCAGGTTCCACCTGTACGAGGGTTACCCCGTCCAGAAG GTCACGCTGCCCATGCGAGTCTTCAAGCTGATGGGCGTGGAGACGGTCATCCTGACCAACGCAGCTGGAGGCCTCAACCAGAACTATAAGGTGGGCGACGTCATGATCATCAAGGACCACATCAACATGCCGGGATTTGCAGGAGTCAACCCGCTGGTCGGACCCAACAACGACAG GTTCGGTGTTCGCTTCCCCTGCATGTCCGATGCCTACGACCGGGAGCTGTGCAAGCTGGCACACGCTGTGGCAGCAGAGCTGGATTTCAGTGACTTTGTGCAAGAGGGTGTCTATTGTGTCCTGGGGGGGCCCTCCTTCGAAACCATCGCTGAGTGTCGCATGCTGCACAAGCTAGGGGCCGACGCTGTGG GAATGAGCACGGTGCACGAGGTGATCACGGCCCGGCACGCCGGCATGCGTTGCTTTGCCATGTCGCTCATCACCAACCGGGCGGTCATGGACTACgacagccaggagaaggccaaCCACGAGGAGGTGCTGGAGACCGGCCGGCTGCGGGCCGTGCAGCTGGAGCGTCTGGTGAGCACCCTGGTAGGACGAATGGAGGGGAACCACAACAACAACGCGCTGTGA
- the LOC129173562 gene encoding purine nucleoside phosphorylase-like isoform X2 has product MLEGQDECQIAADWLMSKTHMRPTVGIVCGSGLGGLAEMLKDRQVFKYSDIPNFPQSTVHGHAGQLVFGTLTGKACVCMKGRFHLYEGYPVQKVTLPMRVFKLMGVETVILTNAAGGLNQNYKVGDVMIIKDHINMPGFAGVNPLVGPNNDRFGVRFPCMSDAYDRELCKLAHAVAAELDFSDFVQEGVYCVLGGPSFETIAECRMLHKLGADAVGMSTVHEVITARHAGMRCFAMSLITNRAVMDYDSQEKANHEEVLETGRLRAVQLERLVSTLVGRMEGNHNNNAL; this is encoded by the exons ATGCT cGAGGGCCAAGATGAGTGTCAGATAGCTGCCGACTGGCTGATGTCTAAAACGCACATGCGGCCAACTGTTGGCATCGTGTGCGGTTCCGGTTTGGGGGGTCTGGCGGAGATGCTCAAGGACCGTCAGGTCTTCAAGTACTCAGACATTCCCAACTTCCCTCAAAGCACGG tGCATGGTCACGCTGGTCAGCTGGTTTTTGGAACACTAACGGGGAAGGCGTGTGTTTGCATGAAGGGCAGGTTCCACCTGTACGAGGGTTACCCCGTCCAGAAG GTCACGCTGCCCATGCGAGTCTTCAAGCTGATGGGCGTGGAGACGGTCATCCTGACCAACGCAGCTGGAGGCCTCAACCAGAACTATAAGGTGGGCGACGTCATGATCATCAAGGACCACATCAACATGCCGGGATTTGCAGGAGTCAACCCGCTGGTCGGACCCAACAACGACAG GTTCGGTGTTCGCTTCCCCTGCATGTCCGATGCCTACGACCGGGAGCTGTGCAAGCTGGCACACGCTGTGGCAGCAGAGCTGGATTTCAGTGACTTTGTGCAAGAGGGTGTCTATTGTGTCCTGGGGGGGCCCTCCTTCGAAACCATCGCTGAGTGTCGCATGCTGCACAAGCTAGGGGCCGACGCTGTGG GAATGAGCACGGTGCACGAGGTGATCACGGCCCGGCACGCCGGCATGCGTTGCTTTGCCATGTCGCTCATCACCAACCGGGCGGTCATGGACTACgacagccaggagaaggccaaCCACGAGGAGGTGCTGGAGACCGGCCGGCTGCGGGCCGTGCAGCTGGAGCGTCTGGTGAGCACCCTGGTAGGACGAATGGAGGGGAACCACAACAACAACGCGCTGTGA